The window GCAATGGAACGGACCCGCGCCCGGCCGTGCGGGTCGCCCGGCAGCAGTGGCGGCAAGGGGTGGGTCTCGTCGAGGAATTCCAGGATCGCCAGCGACTGCGTCAGCGGCAACTGGCCCTTCACGATCAGCGCGGGAATGGCGCCGAGCGGATTGATCTTGAGGAAATCTTCGTTGAGCTGCTCGCCGGCATCCAGATCGATGACCCGCTCATGCGCCGTCAGGCCCTTCAGATTGAGCGCCACGCGCACCCGATAGGTCGCCGACGTCCGCCAGAAGCCATAGAGCTCGAAATCGGGTTGGTCGGTCATGGAACAATCCTTGTGCGGTTGCTGGAAATGTCGGCCCACGCTGCGGCAGGCCGGCGCCTTGAATAATTCAAGCAAGCCTATATCCAGCTGTCACGACAATCGAGCGTGAGGCCGGCGTGACCGACCGACGATCTGCCATCGGTGCAACCCGCCGCGAAACCGAGACGCGATGAGAGCTTTCCCCTCCGAAATCGATGTTGCCATCATCGGCGCCGGTGCCGCCGGCCTCGGTGCCGCCCGTGCGCTGGAAGGTTCCGGCCTCTCGGTGATCGTGCTGGAAGCCCGCGACCGCATCGGCGGCCGCGCCCACACCATCATGGCCGCACCCGGCATTCCCTTCGACCTCGGCTGCGGCTGGCTGCATTCCGCCGACAAGAATTCCTTTGTCGCGATCGCGAAGCAACTGAATTTCGATGTCGACAAAGCCCGCCCGCCCTGGCGCGAGCAAAGTTACGACAACGCCTTTCCGAAACAGGATCGCTCCGATTTTTTCCAGGCGCTCGACGCCTTCTATGATCGCGCCGAACGGGCGGCGGAAAATGAGCCAGACGCTGCCGCCAGCACCTGTCTCGAGCCCGGCAATCGCTGGAATCCGATGATCGACGCCATCAGCACCTATATCAATGGCGTCGAACTCGACCGCGTCTCGCTGCACGACATGGACGCCTATGAGGACACCGAGATCAACTGGCGTCTGCCATCAGGCTATGGCGCGCTGATATCGACCTACGGCGCGCCGTGTCCGATCGCGCTCGGCGCGGAGGTGACGCTGATCGATCATTCCGGCGCAGGCGTGAAAATCGAGACTTCGCGCGGCACGCTGAGCGCCGCCAAAGTCATCGTCACCGTGCCGACCAACCTGATCGCACATGAAAACATCCGCTTTCATCCGGCCTTGCCGAGGAAAGTGGAAGCTGCCCGTGGCCTGCCGCTCGGCATCAACAACAAGGTGATGCTGGCGCTGGACGATGGCGACAACTTGCCGAAGGACGCTGGCCTGCGCGGTGCCGCCCTGCGCACCGGCGTTGGCAGCTTTCAGATCCGGCCGTTCGGTCGTCCCTGCATCGAAGGTTTTTTCGGCGGCAGCTTTGCCCGCGAACTCGAAGACGCCGGCGATGGCGCGCTCGCCGCGCAGGGCATCGACGAAGTGGTCTCGCTGCTCGGCACTGATTTTCGCCGGAAGCTAACCCCGCTCGCCGAATCGCGCTGGGCCCACGATCCGTTCGCGCAGGGCGCCTATTCCGCCGCCAAACCCGGTCACGCCGGCGCGCGAGCGATGCTCGCAGCACCGGTCGATGGCAGGCTGTTCTTCGCGGGCGAAGCCACCTCGCCGCACTTTTTCTCGACGGCCCATGGGGCGAGGGACAGCGGGGAGAGGGCGGCCACAGAAGTAATGGCCCAGAGCAAGCGCGAGAAAGTATAGTTGCGATCTACTCCATCACCCGTTCCCTCAACGCCTTGTCCGGCACCATGCACACCTCGCTCCTCCCGAAAATCCGGTAGCGGTTTTTGGCGATGAGGTTGTAGAGGGGATCGCGTAGCACGGAAGGCACCGCGCGCAGCACGCGCACCCATCCCCAGCCCGGCAGCAGCGAAAGCACCGTCAGCGCGCCATCGGATTTGAAGCGTGCGATGCCGTCGTGGATCACCGCGTTGGTGTCGGGATCGCTGGGGTCGATGCCGATGGCACGGGCGAGGCGGCTTCCGTAGTCAGACTGGATCGCGGTGAAGCGGAACCGGCGCTCGACGTCGCGGTCGGCGACGAACCGGATCCAGTGCGAGCAGAAAATGCAGACCCCGTCGTACAGGATCACGTCGTCGTCCGGCCAGGGCCTTGTCACAGGTTTTCCCCTTGTCACAGGTTTGCCCCATCGCGTTCACAGGTTTGCCGCATCGAATTTGGCGATGAAAAACTCATCGTTTTTTCCCCGGTCCCGGCCGGGCGGTGATCGCCTTCAGGGCGCTGTCGAGCGTCGCGCCGTAGATATCGTCGCCGCCGTCGCTTTCCGCCAGCCAGTGGCCTTCGCTGCGAAACTCCGGCAGCACGCGAAAATCCACTTTGTCGCCGCCGTCGCGAAACGCATCGGCGAGTTGTCGCGACAGGGCCGGCGAAAAATAGCTGTCATTGCGGGCCACCAGCCAGATCACTGGCGCATGCGCATCCTTGCCGAATGCGGATGCGGCAGCGATCAGGTTTTGCGGCGCGCAGACCTGGTTCGGCCGGTCATTGGCGTGGCCGCCGCGGCCCGGCGCGAAGGCGACGATCGCAGATACGCCTTGCGGGTTCTTGCCGGCGAGTGCCAGTGCACCCCAGGCGCCGGCGGAATGGCCGACGATCACCGTCCCGTTGCCGCGCACGAAAGGCTGCGTGCGCATGTAGTCGAGCGCTGCGGCGATCGAATCCGCCGTGGCGTGGCCTGACCGCAAATAAGTGGCATCGTCGCAGCCGCCCTGGTCCTCGAGATAGCGTCCGGTGCCACCATGCCCGGGCCGTTCCGGTACCAGTACGGCATAGCCGCGCGCCACCCACCACGCCGCCAGTGCGCGATAGTCCGGCTGCGGCATTTGTGCCCGGCGCAAGGCGTTCTGGGTGGAGGCATGCGCGATCACCGCGAGTGGAAACGGGCCTTCGCCGATGGGGCGGAACAAGATCGCGCGTGCGGCGGTATTTGGATCGGGCGAGGGCACCAGCCAGAGTTGTCGGCGGTCTGGCGAGCTTTCGGTTGCTTGTGCGCCGAGACGGGTCTGCGCCGCGGCAGGCCACCACAGGCCGCAAAACGCCGCCCACACGCAAAACGCTTTGACCAATTTCATGTTTTGCCGGGGGCCGGAAAATCGAGGAGACGTTGTGCTGAGACTACACGCGGCGAATCAATTCGGCGCATTATCTCGCTGCACGCCGCCTGTGCTTGCGCAGCATGACCGGCTTTCGATTCAGGATTCCGGGAAAACTTCGCCGGAACGGCCTGACGAGGCGCCGTCTGTCCTTTTTCGGCACAACTCTCACGGCAAACTGATGCTAAAAATCCACACGTTAACCGATAATTAACGATGGACCTTGAACAGCGCGCGCTGACTTGCTTTGATTGGGTTCATGAGCACAACCCTGATCGAGGTTCGACCGGCCAAAGCTGCGGATGCGTCCGCGGTGGCGTCCACCCATGACGAAGCCTGGCGGTCGGCCTATCAAGGTCTGATCCCCGGCCCGGAACTGGAAAAGCTGATCAACCGCCGTGGCCCGCAATGGTGGGATTCAGCGATTCGCAAGGGCAGCCGCGTCAGTGTGCTGTGTTTCGGCGACAAGGTCGCCGGCTATGCCAATTACGGTCGCAACCGCGCCCGCAGCCTGCATTTTGAAGGCGAAATCTACGAGCTCTATCTGCGGCCCGAGTTCCAGGGCCTCGGTTTCGGCCGCCGTCTGTTCACCTCCGCCAAGCGCGATCTCTTGCAGAGCGGGCTGAAGAGCATGGTGATCTGGGCGCTGTCGGACAATGAAGGCGCGACGGAGTTTTACCGCGCCCTCGGCGGCCGCATGGTCGCTCGTTCGTCGGAGCGTTTCGGGCCGAAGTCGCTCGACAAGGTGGCGTTCGCCTGGACCAATTGAGTCGCCGAACGCGCGGATATCCGGTAGACGATCTCCCGAATCGTTCATTCGTCCACCACAATCAAACTTCTGGAGTTTTCGATGCGTATTGACGCAGTAAAGCTTGGCGTCAACCCGCCGCATGACGTCAACGTCGTGATCGAGGTACCGGTTGGCGGCGAGCCCATCAAATACGAGATGGACAAGGACGCCGGCACACTGGTGGTCGATCGCTTCCTCTACACCTCGATGCGCTATCCCGGAAATTACGGCTTCATCCCGCACACGTTGTCCGGCGATGGCGACCCCTGCGACGTCCTGGTGGCCAACACCCGCGCCATCGCACCAGGCGCGGTGATGAGCGTGCGCCCCGTGGGCGTGCTGCTGATGGAAGACGAAGCCGGCCTCGATGAGAAGATCATTGCGGTGCCGTCGTCGAAGCTGACGCAGCGCTACGACAAGGTGAAGAACTACAGCGACCTGCCCGAAATCACGCTGCAGCAGATCCAGCACTTCTTCGAGCACTACAAGGATCTCGAGCCCGGCAAGTGGGTCAAGGTGGTGCGCTGGGGCGATGCCGCCGACGCGCACAAGCTGATCCTCGAAGGCATCGAACGCGCCAAGGCCGCGAAGGCCTAAACGCCCGAAACAAGCAGCGCGAGGGCCTGAGCTTTCGATGCGCCGGTTGGTCAGACTGATCCGCAACGTGGTTTGGCTGGCGGTTCTGGCCGCTATCCTCGTTGCCGGTGTGGTGCTGTTCAACGTCTATCGCCATGGCTCGCGGCAATTGCAGGTCGCGGCTGTGCCGCGGGCTGATGTCGATGAACAGGCGGCCGCAGCGCGCCTCGGTGCCGCGATCCGCTTCAAGACCATTTCGGATTTTTCCAATCCCGATCAGGCTGCCGATGCACTGCGGGGGATGCAGGCCCATATCGCCGCCAGCTTCCCGGCATTTCACGCCACAGCAAAGCGCGAGCTCGTCGGCGGCTACAGCCTGCTCTACACATGGGCAGGTTCCGACCCCGCGGCCAAACCGATCGCCTTGCTGGCACATCAGGACGTGGTGCCGATAGCGCCCGGCACGGAAAAAGACTGGCAGCAGCCG is drawn from Nitrobacteraceae bacterium AZCC 2146 and contains these coding sequences:
- a CDS encoding monoamine oxidase (product_source=KO:K00274; cath_funfam=3.50.50.60; cog=COG1231; ko=KO:K00274; pfam=PF01593; superfamily=51905) — its product is MRAFPSEIDVAIIGAGAAGLGAARALEGSGLSVIVLEARDRIGGRAHTIMAAPGIPFDLGCGWLHSADKNSFVAIAKQLNFDVDKARPPWREQSYDNAFPKQDRSDFFQALDAFYDRAERAAENEPDAAASTCLEPGNRWNPMIDAISTYINGVELDRVSLHDMDAYEDTEINWRLPSGYGALISTYGAPCPIALGAEVTLIDHSGAGVKIETSRGTLSAAKVIVTVPTNLIAHENIRFHPALPRKVEAARGLPLGINNKVMLALDDGDNLPKDAGLRGAALRTGVGSFQIRPFGRPCIEGFFGGSFARELEDAGDGALAAQGIDEVVSLLGTDFRRKLTPLAESRWAHDPFAQGAYSAAKPGHAGARAMLAAPVDGRLFFAGEATSPHFFSTAHGARDSGERAATEVMAQSKREKV
- a CDS encoding putative DCC family thiol-disulfide oxidoreductase YuxK (product_source=COG3011; cog=COG3011; pfam=PF04134; transmembrane_helix_parts=Outside_1_9,TMhelix_10_27,Inside_28_136); translated protein: MTRPWPDDDVILYDGVCIFCSHWIRFVADRDVERRFRFTAIQSDYGSRLARAIGIDPSDPDTNAVIHDGIARFKSDGALTVLSLLPGWGWVRVLRAVPSVLRDPLYNLIAKNRYRIFGRSEVCMVPDKALRERVME
- a CDS encoding dienelactone hydrolase (product_source=COG0412; cath_funfam=3.40.50.1820; cleavage_site_network=SignalP-noTM; cog=COG0412; pfam=PF00326; superfamily=53474), producing MKLVKAFCVWAAFCGLWWPAAAQTRLGAQATESSPDRRQLWLVPSPDPNTAARAILFRPIGEGPFPLAVIAHASTQNALRRAQMPQPDYRALAAWWVARGYAVLVPERPGHGGTGRYLEDQGGCDDATYLRSGHATADSIAAALDYMRTQPFVRGNGTVIVGHSAGAWGALALAGKNPQGVSAIVAFAPGRGGHANDRPNQVCAPQNLIAAASAFGKDAHAPVIWLVARNDSYFSPALSRQLADAFRDGGDKVDFRVLPEFRSEGHWLAESDGGDDIYGATLDSALKAITARPGPGKKR
- a CDS encoding ribosomal protein S18 acetylase RimI-like enzyme (product_source=COG0456; cath_funfam=3.40.630.30; cog=COG0456; pfam=PF00583; superfamily=55729); amino-acid sequence: MSTTLIEVRPAKAADASAVASTHDEAWRSAYQGLIPGPELEKLINRRGPQWWDSAIRKGSRVSVLCFGDKVAGYANYGRNRARSLHFEGEIYELYLRPEFQGLGFGRRLFTSAKRDLLQSGLKSMVIWALSDNEGATEFYRALGGRMVARSSERFGPKSLDKVAFAWTN
- a CDS encoding inorganic pyrophosphatase (product_source=KO:K01507; cath_funfam=3.90.80.10; cog=COG0221; ko=KO:K01507; pfam=PF00719; superfamily=50324), which gives rise to MRIDAVKLGVNPPHDVNVVIEVPVGGEPIKYEMDKDAGTLVVDRFLYTSMRYPGNYGFIPHTLSGDGDPCDVLVANTRAIAPGAVMSVRPVGVLLMEDEAGLDEKIIAVPSSKLTQRYDKVKNYSDLPEITLQQIQHFFEHYKDLEPGKWVKVVRWGDAADAHKLILEGIERAKAAKA